The Ornithodoros turicata isolate Travis chromosome 7, ASM3712646v1, whole genome shotgun sequence genome includes a region encoding these proteins:
- the LOC135400912 gene encoding uncharacterized protein LOC135400912: MTSTFLAIVLLAAICNVATTDGGIEDEDYAFDNWGTAEHKPSIWSTATERTTTDEPAEHHSSSTKHSGHSGTSQSTSSPVSAESTTPAPYTSPVSTTEHASSTHYPTKSSSTTGTVTGPQTHPSASSSTPTSYPTQEVHSTSEGHSTPEATTSEGHSTPEATTSGGHSTPEATTSGGHSTPEATTSGGHSTPEATTSGGHSTPEATTPGGSQTTETASPTASPTTSGNVTDTPTTTKPPSAAGLPSSCLLLVGTFTSLIMLLS, encoded by the exons ATGACTTCCACGTTTTTGGCGATCGTTCTTTTGGCAGCCATTTGTAATGTTGCAACAACT GACGGAGGAATTGAAGATGAAGATTACGCCTTCG ATAACTGGGGTACTGCAGAGCACAAGCCGTCCATATGGAGTACCGCAACAGAGAGAACCACGACAGATGAGCCTGCAGAACATCATTCTTCAAGCACGAAACACAGCGGACACAGCGGGACATCCCAGTCAACTTCTTCGCCCGTATCCGCCGAGTCCACGACTCCAGCACCTTACACGTCGCCCGTGTCAACTACAGAACATGCATCATCAACACATTACCCCACAAAGAGTAGCAGCACAACTGGTACAGTAACGGGACCTCAAACTCATCCCTCCGCAAGTAGTTCAACACCAACGAGCTATCCGACGCAAGAGGTGCACTCGACGTCGGAGGGACACTCGACGCCAGAGGCAACGACGTCGGAGGGACACTCGACGCCAGAGGCAACGACGTCAGGGGGACACTCGACGCCAGAGGCAACGACGTCAGGGGGACACTCGACGCCAGAGGCAACGACGTCAGGGGGACACTCGACGCCAGAGGCAACGACGTCAGGGGGACACTCGACGCCAGAGGCAACGACACCAGGGGGCAGCCAAACGACAGAAACGGCTTCACCAACAGCGtccccaactaccagcgggaaTGTCACGGACACACCTACAACCACCAAGCCGCCTAGCGCAG